One stretch of Thermanaerosceptrum fracticalcis DNA includes these proteins:
- a CDS encoding FAD-dependent oxidoreductase, with translation MNAFTFEKILEPIQIGPMKVRNRIVMPPMVTNYAATDGAVTERFKAYHQARAKGGVGFIIVEAAYVQPNGKGFQNQVGIYKDELISGLRNLTDAVHSYGAKIAVQLYHAGRQTTSKVTGMSIVAPSPIPCPVKQEMPKELSLEEIKELVEAFGQAARRAKEAGFDAVEIHGGHGYLVNQFLSPYSNKRTDEYGGTFENRMKFPLEVIQRIRKEVGESFPIIYRMSAEEYVAGGLTLDDTTVFARKLVEAGIDALHISGGVYETSAMIIQPAAIPQGCFVENAAAIKKAINGEVPVLVAGRIKDPVMAEQIIREGKADLVSMGRALLADPELPKKVAEGKAETIRKCIACNQGCIDRLFLDIDIACLANAATGHETEFNTEIPATNKKKVLVIGGGPGGLEAARVAALRGHEVILYEKQAELGGQLRIAAVPPYKEEINDLVNYLIDQVEKSGVVIEKGKEADIKIVQELKPDVVIVATGSEPIIPKIPGVEQKKVVTAHEVLMGSASVGEKVVVVGGGLVGCETAEYLAEQGKQVTVVEMLDDVAVDVGALTRALLLNRMAENKIQVLTKSKVREITVDGVIIEKEEGTEEITGIDTVVIAVGSKSKNDLFMLIEGEGIPVFAIGDCVKPRRIIEAIHEGFRRAYSL, from the coding sequence ATGAATGCATTTACCTTTGAAAAAATCTTAGAACCAATTCAAATTGGGCCAATGAAAGTAAGAAACAGGATTGTTATGCCTCCTATGGTGACAAATTATGCTGCTACTGATGGGGCAGTTACCGAACGTTTTAAGGCCTATCATCAGGCTAGAGCTAAGGGCGGAGTCGGCTTTATTATTGTTGAAGCGGCATATGTCCAGCCGAATGGTAAAGGTTTTCAAAACCAAGTGGGGATTTACAAAGATGAATTAATATCCGGTTTGAGGAACTTGACTGATGCAGTGCATAGCTATGGAGCCAAAATTGCCGTGCAACTTTATCATGCCGGGAGACAGACAACTTCCAAAGTTACCGGAATGAGTATAGTTGCTCCTTCGCCTATTCCTTGTCCGGTAAAGCAAGAAATGCCCAAGGAATTATCATTGGAGGAAATAAAAGAGTTGGTAGAAGCTTTCGGACAAGCTGCGCGCCGTGCTAAGGAGGCAGGATTTGATGCGGTTGAGATCCATGGCGGCCATGGGTATCTAGTTAATCAATTCTTGTCGCCCTATAGCAACAAGCGAACCGACGAGTACGGCGGAACTTTCGAAAACAGGATGAAATTCCCCCTGGAGGTTATCCAAAGGATAAGAAAAGAAGTTGGGGAAAGCTTCCCGATTATCTACCGCATGAGTGCTGAAGAATATGTGGCTGGAGGACTTACCCTCGATGATACCACAGTGTTTGCTAGAAAGCTGGTGGAGGCAGGAATTGATGCCCTGCACATTTCCGGAGGGGTTTATGAGACATCGGCCATGATTATTCAGCCGGCAGCTATTCCCCAAGGTTGTTTCGTAGAAAATGCTGCTGCTATCAAGAAAGCCATTAACGGAGAGGTACCCGTGCTTGTTGCCGGCCGTATCAAAGATCCGGTTATGGCTGAACAAATCATCCGGGAAGGCAAAGCTGATCTGGTATCGATGGGAAGGGCCTTGTTAGCCGATCCGGAATTACCCAAAAAAGTGGCTGAAGGTAAGGCTGAAACGATAAGGAAATGCATCGCCTGTAACCAGGGTTGTATTGATCGCTTGTTCCTGGACATTGACATTGCCTGCCTGGCTAACGCAGCGACCGGACATGAAACGGAATTTAACACAGAAATTCCAGCAACGAATAAAAAGAAAGTGTTAGTGATTGGTGGTGGCCCCGGTGGATTAGAAGCAGCCAGGGTAGCAGCTTTGCGGGGACATGAAGTGATTCTTTATGAAAAGCAAGCGGAATTAGGTGGGCAACTGCGGATTGCTGCAGTACCGCCTTATAAAGAAGAGATAAATGATTTGGTGAATTATCTTATTGACCAAGTAGAGAAATCCGGTGTTGTGATTGAAAAAGGCAAGGAAGCAGATATAAAGATTGTTCAAGAGCTTAAACCGGATGTGGTAATCGTAGCCACAGGATCTGAACCAATAATACCAAAGATTCCCGGGGTTGAGCAGAAAAAGGTTGTTACGGCGCATGAGGTTTTGATGGGTTCAGCTTCTGTTGGTGAAAAAGTAGTGGTTGTTGGCGGCGGGCTTGTAGGTTGCGAAACCGCAGAATATCTGGCAGAACAAGGCAAACAGGTTACAGTGGTGGAAATGCTGGACGATGTTGCGGTAGATGTTGGAGCCCTCACTAGAGCTCTATTACTAAATAGGATGGCTGAGAACAAAATCCAGGTACTAACTAAGAGCAAAGTCCGAGAAATAACAGTAGATGGAGTTATTATAGAAAAAGAAGAAGGAACGGAAGAAATAACCGGCATAGATACTGTAGTAATCGCAGTTGGTTCTAAGTCCAAGAATGATTTATTTATGCTTATAGAAGGAGAAGGAATACCTGTTTTTGCTATCGGAGACTGTGTCAAACCCCGAAGAATTATAGAGGCCATTCACGAAGGCTTTCGTCGAGCTTATAGCTTGTAA
- the hepT gene encoding type VII toxin-antitoxin system HepT family RNase toxin has product MDEKLAFQMRHISKYLGRLKEVAKTPREEYLRDSILQSASERYLQLCIESCINVGNRLISMLQVDQQFEAPKTFADVFRELEKQKITQGLEPAMTEMTKFRNRLVHVYWDISPEVVYDIIHNYLKDVDLFLKQVALYINKNNL; this is encoded by the coding sequence ATGGATGAAAAACTTGCCTTTCAAATGCGCCATATCTCCAAATATCTTGGACGGTTAAAGGAAGTAGCTAAAACCCCTCGTGAAGAATATTTACGAGATTCCATTTTGCAAAGTGCCTCTGAGCGCTACCTCCAGTTATGCATAGAATCCTGCATCAATGTTGGAAATCGGCTCATTTCCATGCTCCAAGTTGATCAACAGTTTGAAGCTCCCAAAACGTTTGCAGATGTTTTTCGGGAATTAGAAAAACAAAAAATCACTCAAGGTTTAGAGCCAGCAATGACTGAAATGACTAAGTTTCGCAATCGGTTAGTCCATGTCTATTGGGATATTTCTCCAGAAGTAGTATATGACATTATTCATAACTATCTCAAAGATGTAGATTTGTTTCTGAAGCAAGTGGCCCTTTATATAAACAAGAATAACCTATAG
- the mntA gene encoding type VII toxin-antitoxin system MntA family adenylyltransferase antitoxin encodes MIFDNKALDFGFIRERLKTLPLSLEPFNQQISAVILFGSLVMGKETPLSDVDLAILYRRNLDNDELARVHSHVYGIITDLLETDDIDLINLNTAPLSMKYGAIKQSKILLLNNRKEYIDFWEQTVKQYLDFKPLLDECNKTLLETLAGRAVHG; translated from the coding sequence ATGATCTTTGACAACAAAGCGTTGGATTTTGGTTTCATCCGCGAAAGGCTCAAAACTTTGCCACTATCATTAGAACCCTTCAATCAACAGATCAGTGCAGTCATCCTCTTTGGCTCTTTGGTTATGGGCAAGGAAACCCCGTTAAGCGATGTAGATCTTGCTATATTGTATAGAAGAAATCTAGATAATGATGAGCTTGCGAGGGTTCATAGCCATGTCTATGGAATAATTACGGACTTACTCGAAACGGATGACATTGATCTGATCAATCTGAATACTGCTCCTCTTTCCATGAAGTATGGAGCTATTAAGCAATCGAAAATCCTTTTACTGAATAACAGAAAAGAATATATTGATTTTTGGGAACAGACGGTTAAGCAATACCTAGATTTTAAACCTCTCTTAGACGAATGCAATAAAACCTTGCTTGAAACTCTTGCAGGGAGGGCCGTACATGGATGA
- a CDS encoding PspA/IM30 family protein, with translation MGIVSRLKNVFGAKLEKGLNALENPKEMLDYSLVKMEEGLHALTRNATELGTAKKRLELQRETLKATIRKYEEQAQKALEFGQEDLAKEALTRKLETEQRITGLDAQIADMNGHLQKIAKSQEELRYKIQNFRSRKEELKAIYAASQAQLKVKELVSSVGLEAESIGRTVERAEARIQEMQAKGKAIDELVDQGLITEVFADTQDDIDRKLKKLNANSAVEAELERLKKGLAG, from the coding sequence ATGGGAATAGTAAGTCGCCTAAAAAATGTTTTCGGAGCAAAGTTAGAAAAGGGGCTTAATGCTCTGGAAAACCCGAAAGAAATGTTAGATTATAGCTTGGTCAAAATGGAAGAAGGGTTACATGCTCTTACTAGAAATGCTACGGAGCTTGGAACTGCCAAAAAACGCCTTGAGCTGCAAAGGGAGACTCTAAAGGCTACCATTCGCAAATATGAGGAGCAAGCTCAAAAAGCTTTGGAGTTTGGCCAAGAAGACTTGGCCAAAGAGGCACTAACAAGGAAACTAGAAACAGAGCAGCGGATTACCGGCTTGGATGCTCAGATTGCTGATATGAATGGACATTTGCAGAAAATCGCCAAAAGCCAGGAAGAACTGCGCTACAAGATTCAAAACTTCCGCAGTCGGAAAGAAGAGCTTAAAGCAATTTATGCTGCATCCCAGGCTCAACTGAAGGTTAAGGAACTTGTAAGTTCCGTCGGTTTGGAGGCGGAAAGCATTGGGCGTACTGTGGAACGTGCGGAAGCTCGGATTCAGGAGATGCAAGCCAAAGGAAAGGCTATTGACGAGTTGGTCGACCAAGGATTGATTACAGAAGTCTTTGCAGATACTCAGGATGATATTGATCGGAAGCTGAAGAAATTGAACGCAAACTCGGCTGTAGAAGCGGAATTAGAACGTTTAAAGAAAGGCCTGGCAGGCTGA
- a CDS encoding DUF6431 domain-containing protein, which yields MFFVRSEEQNLCPCCSESMEVIGSRRRNCINSAGEKMVLMIRRLQCSNCKRIHHELPDILVPYKRHCSESIETVIAGNTLAVAADESTITRWRIWFFDLVNHFLGCLISIAIIQYSRNSVEVPSDLPLSPLQRIWHYVGESYGWLARVVRTVVNSNNWVQTRSAFLS from the coding sequence GTGTTTTTTGTTAGGAGCGAGGAACAGAATCTCTGTCCCTGCTGTAGCGAATCAATGGAAGTGATCGGAAGTCGCCGGCGGAACTGCATTAATAGTGCCGGAGAAAAAATGGTCCTAATGATTAGAAGACTTCAATGTAGTAATTGTAAGCGCATCCATCACGAACTTCCAGATATCCTTGTTCCATACAAGCGGCATTGCAGTGAAAGTATAGAGACTGTGATAGCCGGGAATACTCTCGCCGTTGCAGCAGATGAATCAACTATTACCCGTTGGCGGATCTGGTTTTTTGATTTAGTTAATCACTTTTTGGGTTGCCTAATATCTATAGCTATTATTCAGTATTCCAGAAATTCTGTGGAAGTACCATCCGACCTTCCCCTGTCCCCGCTCCAAAGGATATGGCATTATGTAGGAGAATCTTACGGCTGGCTAGCCAGAGTTGTCCGAACCGTAGTTAATTCAAATAACTGGGTACAGACCCGTTCTGCCTTTTTGTCCTGA
- a CDS encoding DDE-type integrase/transposase/recombinase → MRDQKKAEDVATQRVQLISPLLTEGLDPAKARQIKTQICEQAGISERTLRRYLSEYKTHGFAGLKPKGKAQSRSEDAIPPNILEQAILLRREVPKRSVAQIIQILEWEGLAQPGQIKRSTLQEKLAERGYSARHMQMYMSTGVATRRYQQKYRNKLWHSDIKYGPYLPIGIDGTKKQVYLVTFFDDCTRFVLHGQFYPTLDQVIVEDCFRQAILKYGVPEAVFFDNGSQYRTKWMGRACAKMGIRLLFARPYSPESTGKVERFNRVVDSFLSEVALEKPQSLDKLNELFWVWLEECYQNKPHSALEGKASPASAYRSDKKALKFLDPETVANAFLHCEERKVDKAGCISFQGKKYEVGLSFIGCTVDVIYDPADITELTIEYEGHTPWKARELVIGEMVGQRPKLPEHLRTQPAESSRLLAAALEKNQQRIEQQAPAISYRTVRKAGN, encoded by the coding sequence ATGAGAGACCAAAAAAAGGCCGAGGACGTTGCTACTCAACGAGTACAACTCATATCCCCACTTCTAACTGAAGGGTTGGACCCTGCCAAAGCCAGACAGATTAAAACCCAAATTTGCGAGCAGGCTGGAATTTCCGAACGTACTCTGCGCAGATATCTGTCAGAGTATAAGACACATGGCTTTGCCGGACTTAAGCCCAAAGGTAAAGCTCAGAGCAGAAGCGAAGATGCCATTCCGCCAAACATCCTGGAACAGGCCATATTATTGCGACGAGAGGTTCCAAAGCGCAGTGTGGCCCAAATCATACAGATTCTAGAATGGGAAGGTCTGGCCCAGCCGGGTCAAATTAAGCGCAGTACACTGCAAGAGAAGCTAGCCGAACGTGGATACAGCGCCAGGCATATGCAGATGTATATGAGTACCGGTGTTGCTACTCGGCGGTATCAGCAGAAGTATCGTAACAAGCTTTGGCATTCCGACATTAAGTATGGACCCTACTTACCTATCGGCATAGATGGTACCAAGAAGCAGGTATACTTAGTAACATTTTTTGATGATTGCACTAGGTTTGTTCTTCACGGTCAGTTCTATCCAACCTTGGATCAGGTCATCGTTGAAGACTGTTTCCGTCAGGCTATCTTAAAATATGGAGTGCCGGAGGCAGTGTTCTTCGATAACGGCAGCCAGTACCGGACAAAATGGATGGGACGGGCCTGCGCCAAGATGGGGATTAGGCTACTATTTGCTAGGCCATATTCCCCAGAATCGACTGGGAAAGTGGAACGTTTTAACCGGGTGGTCGATTCCTTTCTCAGTGAAGTTGCCTTGGAGAAACCTCAGTCATTAGACAAACTCAATGAGCTGTTCTGGGTGTGGTTAGAGGAGTGTTATCAAAACAAGCCCCATTCTGCATTGGAAGGCAAAGCTAGCCCCGCCAGTGCCTATCGTAGCGACAAAAAAGCCCTAAAATTCCTGGACCCGGAAACAGTAGCCAACGCCTTTCTTCATTGCGAAGAACGCAAAGTTGATAAAGCTGGATGTATCAGCTTCCAGGGGAAAAAGTATGAGGTCGGGCTTAGTTTCATCGGGTGTACCGTAGATGTCATCTATGATCCCGCTGACATTACTGAACTGACCATAGAATATGAGGGGCATACCCCTTGGAAGGCCCGGGAACTCGTTATCGGAGAAATGGTAGGCCAGCGACCTAAGCTACCTGAACATCTAAGGACACAACCAGCCGAATCCTCAAGACTCCTGGCTGCAGCTCTTGAGAAGAATCAGCAGAGAATAGAACAACAGGCTCCTGCCATTTCCTACAGAACCGTAAGAAAGGCAGGGAACTAA
- a CDS encoding ExeA family protein, with protein MFEPFYGLSQTPFSRDIPTNELYQSLMLEETLGRLEYAAQRQLFAVVTGDCGTGKTTTIRRFRDSLDPAKFMVLYLADSKLTPRHFYKGLLEQLGCESKFYRGDAKRQLHREIELMRGIQHLQPVVIVDEAHLLDREMLEEVRFLLNFKMDAQSPMALILVGQTELWEKFKLQAYAAIRQRIDLQCKLPHLDRAQVGDYVKRHLAYAGADHDIFSDGALDEIFRFSSGVPRLVNKVCTHCLLYGAQNGRRIIDDHMVKLVIQGELS; from the coding sequence ATGTTTGAACCTTTCTACGGGCTATCTCAAACTCCGTTTTCACGGGATATCCCAACAAACGAGTTGTATCAGTCACTCATGCTGGAAGAGACGTTAGGTCGCCTGGAATATGCTGCCCAGCGTCAGTTGTTCGCCGTTGTTACCGGTGACTGCGGGACTGGCAAGACTACTACTATCCGTCGATTCAGGGATTCCTTAGACCCTGCTAAATTCATGGTGCTGTACCTGGCGGATTCCAAGCTGACACCCAGACATTTCTACAAGGGTCTCTTGGAGCAGCTAGGCTGTGAATCCAAATTTTATCGTGGTGATGCCAAGCGTCAACTGCATAGAGAAATCGAGCTTATGCGGGGTATCCAGCATCTTCAGCCTGTTGTCATCGTAGATGAAGCACATCTTCTGGACCGGGAGATGCTGGAGGAGGTCAGATTCCTTCTCAATTTCAAGATGGATGCGCAAAGTCCCATGGCTCTTATCCTCGTCGGTCAGACTGAACTTTGGGAGAAGTTTAAGCTTCAGGCCTATGCCGCTATCCGGCAACGCATTGATCTCCAGTGTAAACTGCCCCACTTGGACCGCGCCCAGGTAGGGGATTATGTGAAACGACATCTTGCTTACGCTGGTGCCGACCATGATATATTTTCTGATGGTGCTTTGGATGAGATATTTCGGTTCTCTAGTGGTGTCCCTAGGCTAGTGAACAAGGTCTGTACTCACTGCTTGCTATATGGGGCACAGAATGGCCGCCGGATCATCGATGACCATATGGTTAAGTTGGTTATCCAGGGAGAATTGTCATGA
- a CDS encoding DUF5348 domain-containing protein, protein MKQQWCKMTYDHEQDRWMVDTGDYCYELHCGEVFDLLIGSTSIPCRIEYDHQWYVIMPGARFNLRIGNSYKVEI, encoded by the coding sequence ATGAAGCAGCAATGGTGCAAGATGACATACGACCACGAACAAGACCGCTGGATGGTGGATACGGGAGACTACTGTTACGAACTCCATTGTGGAGAAGTTTTTGATTTGTTAATCGGTTCAACTAGTATTCCTTGCCGCATAGAGTACGATCATCAGTGGTATGTGATTATGCCGGGAGCCCGCTTCAATTTGCGGATCGGGAATTCGTACAAGGTGGAAATATAA
- a CDS encoding SHOCT domain-containing protein, translating into MLLQLIFWIGLIYVGVKLFRRFSYRGHSCGWDRRDSLDILRERYARGEISTEEYLHRKEDLMRY; encoded by the coding sequence ATGCTCCTTCAACTGATCTTCTGGATTGGGCTCATTTACGTTGGTGTAAAATTGTTTAGACGCTTCAGTTATAGAGGGCATAGCTGCGGATGGGATCGTCGGGATTCCCTGGATATTTTAAGAGAACGTTATGCCCGGGGAGAAATCAGTACCGAAGAATACTTACACCGCAAAGAAGATCTGATGAGGTATTAA
- a CDS encoding SDH family Clp fold serine proteinase, giving the protein MGERTHDYPITFGQANVRGLHVRGKMDKEFNQLMSLYPQPVRHKASVEYLPLPKLKK; this is encoded by the coding sequence ATAGGCGAGAGGACACATGATTATCCAATTACTTTTGGACAGGCCAACGTACGAGGCTTACATGTCAGAGGGAAAATGGACAAAGAATTTAATCAGCTAATGAGCCTGTATCCTCAACCAGTTCGACATAAAGCTTCTGTTGAATATCTGCCTTTGCCGAAGTTAAAAAAATAA
- a CDS encoding cold shock domain-containing protein — translation MTGKVKWFNAEKGFGFIETSEGNDVFVHFSAIQTDGYKTLVEGQEVSFDVVAGSRGPQAANVVSK, via the coding sequence ATGACAGGAAAAGTAAAGTGGTTCAACGCAGAAAAAGGTTTTGGATTTATCGAAACTAGCGAAGGTAACGATGTATTCGTTCATTTTTCGGCAATTCAAACAGACGGTTACAAAACGCTTGTAGAAGGCCAAGAAGTTTCCTTTGATGTTGTGGCGGGCAGTCGTGGTCCTCAAGCTGCAAATGTTGTCAGTAAATAA